In the genome of Eschrichtius robustus isolate mEscRob2 chromosome 12, mEscRob2.pri, whole genome shotgun sequence, one region contains:
- the NRSN1 gene encoding neurensin-1, giving the protein MSSCSNVCGSKQAQAATEGGYQRYGVRSYLHQFYEDCTTSIWEYEDDFQIQRSPNRWSSVFWKVGLISGTVFVILGLTVLAVGFLVPPKIEAFGEANFVMVDTHAVQFNGALDMCKLAGAVLFCIGGTSMAGCLLMSVFAKSYSKEEKFLQQKFKERITDIKAHTQPITRAPGPGETKIPVTLSRVQNVQPIAAT; this is encoded by the exons ATGAGTTCTTGCAGCAACGTTTGTGGGTCCAAGCAGGCACAGGCTGCTACCGAGGGCGGGTACCAGCGCTATGGAGTCCGGTCCTACCTGCACCAATTTTATGAGGACTGTACCACCTCGATCTGGGAGTATGAGGATGATTTCCAGATCCAGAGATCACCTAACAGGTGGAGCTCAGTATTCTGGAAG GTTGGACTCATCTCGGGCACAGTCTTCGTGATTCTCGGATTGACTGTCCTGGCAGTGGGCTTTCTCGTGCCCCCCAAAATCGAAGCCTTTGGTGAGGCCAATTTCGTGATGGTGGACACACACGCTGTCCAGTTTAATGGAGCCCTTGACATGTGCAAGCTGGCGGGCGCCGTGCTCTTCTGCATCGGGGGCACATCCATGGCAGGGTGCCTGCTGATGTCGGTGTTCGCAAAAAGCTACTCCAAAGAAGAGAAATTCCTTCAGCAAAAGTTTAAAGAGCGAATCACAGACATCAAGGCCCACACCCAGCCCATTACAAGAGCTCCAGGCCCGGGAGAAACAAAGATACCAGTCACTTTGTCCAGGGTTCAAAATGTCCAGCCCATAGCAGCAACCTGA